Below is a window of Christensenella minuta DNA.
CGGTGTACCGAAAATGAAATGTCCTCCAGCAGCCCTTCTACGGAGATATGCTCAAAACGCAGTAATTCTTCCCCCCTGGGGAATACCTTTTTCGGATATTTATTCTTCAGCTTCCGCCCTGCGATAAGTTCTGCCAGTTTTTCTTCGTCCAGTTCCGCCGACCCGTATTGCCCGATTTTCTGCCCATTCCGAAATACGATGATCTCATCCGTCACTTCGAGGACTTCTTGGAGCTTATGGGAAATATATATAACGATATATCCGAGGTCTTTTAGCCGCTTGACAGCACGAATAACGGCTTTTCCGTCTTTATCCGTAAGCGCAGACGTCGGTTCATCCAAAATAACCACCTTGCAGTTCTGTGAGAGCGCACGCACGATCGCGACCAGCTGCTGATGGGCAACCTTCAGGTCTCCCAGGCGCGTATGTGTGTCGATATCGATTTCCATCATGTGCAGTAATTCTTTCGCTTGTTTATGAATTTTTTTCCAATTGATATAGCCTGCTTTGCTGCCCGTTAAATGAGAGATAAAGATATTTTCCGCGACGCTTAAATCGGGGAGCATATTGAGCTCCTGATATACAATCCCTACCCCCAAATGCTGTGCGTCCAGCGGGGATGAAATTTTTACCGGTGTTCCATCTGCAAGAATCTTTCCTTTATCGGCAATGTAGGCTCCGTTGATAATCTTCATTGTGGTAGACTTTCCCGCACCGTTTTCGCCGGCTAAGCCATAAACCATTCCGCTGTGCAGCCGGAAACTGATATCATCCAGAGCTTTAATACCCCCAAAGCTTTTACAGATCCCTTTTAGCTCCAGGCTTTCCTGTATCATCTATATTCACCACTTTCTCCCGATATCCGTCTTGTTTCCCTGTTCCCATCAGGGCGGCGATATACGCACCGCCGCCCCGCTTGCAAAATTGCTTCAATTCATAAAGCTATTCCAGATATCTTCCGTACCAGACCACAGCTCTGTCTCCGTTTTTACATCATACAGCGCCCACAGGGTCGGGTCGCTTGTATCCGCGCCTGTAATGACCCGGGTTTCCATAGGGATCACTTCGCCGTCCAGTGTCTCTCCTTTAGAAACGATCTCAAGACATCCTTTCGCCGCTACTGTCGCCAGCGCAAGCGGACTCTGTTCCACGCACACATCCATCAAACCGGAATTCAGGGCGTCTACGCCGCTGGGATCACAATCGATTCCAGACCAGTAGATATGATTCTCCTCGCCGCCTTTCCCGGTTTTTCCGTTTTGGCGCAGGGCGGAAATCACGCCGGGGTCCATAGAGTCACAGTGCGTAATAACACCGAACAGATCCGGATTCGCCGTTAAAACGTCATTTAACGACTTTTCCGCCGTATCGCTTGCCCAGTCGCATGGACTTTCAATCAGCTGCATTCCCGTTTCGGCCGCTACCTCGTCGATTCCATCCTGCCGGAGATAGGCGTCACTCTGCGTCATCGTTCCCTGCATGACGGCTACCTTCGGATTTTCAACGCCCAATTCTTTTGCTTTATCAGCCAGCCACTGCGCCGCACTCGCACCTGTGGCCACATTATCGCTCGATACGACCGCAAAATTGAGGTTGTCGCCTGAAATTTCTTTATTAAAACCGATGCACTGTATTCCCGCATTTACCGCTTTTTGTACTGCCGGAGCCAGCGCTTCGCTGTCTGCTGCATGGATCGCGATAATGTCACAGCCCATATTGATAAAATCATCGATTTGGCTGGATTGTTCGTTTGCATTTCCATCGCAGTTGACTAACGTAACTTCCGCACCTGCGGTCTCCATTAATTTCACAAAATACTCGGCTGCGCTTACAATATAGGTGGACGATAGGTCGCTGACCGTTAATCCGACTTTTAGTCCATCGCCTTTGCCCGCCAGCTCTGCGGCAAAACCATTGCCTGCCGCCGCGCCGTCCCCTTCGGAAACCTGGGCAGATTCTTCTGCCGGGGCTGCCGCGCTTTGTTCAGCGGTTTCGACCGGCTCCGCAGATGTCTGCGCTGCCGGAGCTGCACACGCGGCAAGCAT
It encodes the following:
- a CDS encoding sugar ABC transporter ATP-binding protein, whose translation is MIQESLELKGICKSFGGIKALDDISFRLHSGMVYGLAGENGAGKSTTMKIINGAYIADKGKILADGTPVKISSPLDAQHLGVGIVYQELNMLPDLSVAENIFISHLTGSKAGYINWKKIHKQAKELLHMMEIDIDTHTRLGDLKVAHQQLVAIVRALSQNCKVVILDEPTSALTDKDGKAVIRAVKRLKDLGYIVIYISHKLQEVLEVTDEIIVFRNGQKIGQYGSAELDEEKLAELIAGRKLKNKYPKKVFPRGEELLRFEHISVEGLLEDISFSVHRGEILGIAGLLGAGKTETAKALFGVFGKGHPRVAGDIYLDSKKITARQPSEAIARKIGLVPENRAEEGLVTEMSILDNIILASLKDVSRLGWINRKKVKGIMDEMVAALQIKCAGVEYPVSSLSGGNQQKVVLAKWIAAQSKIVVFDEPTRGIDVGAKVAVYELMNALVEQGVGVVVMSSEIEEVLNMSDKIIILKEGKIAGTFMAREIDKAKMQIYM
- a CDS encoding sugar ABC transporter substrate-binding protein produces the protein MKKLSMVVVALLLAAAMLAACAAPAAQTSAEPVETAEQSAAAPAEESAQVSEGDGAAAGNGFAAELAGKGDGLKVGLTVSDLSSTYIVSAAEYFVKLMETAGAEVTLVNCDGNANEQSSQIDDFINMGCDIIAIHAADSEALAPAVQKAVNAGIQCIGFNKEISGDNLNFAVVSSDNVATGASAAQWLADKAKELGVENPKVAVMQGTMTQSDAYLRQDGIDEVAAETGMQLIESPCDWASDTAEKSLNDVLTANPDLFGVITHCDSMDPGVISALRQNGKTGKGGEENHIYWSGIDCDPSGVDALNSGLMDVCVEQSPLALATVAAKGCLEIVSKGETLDGEVIPMETRVITGADTSDPTLWALYDVKTETELWSGTEDIWNSFMN